The Paracoccus sediminicola genome has a segment encoding these proteins:
- a CDS encoding TRAP transporter substrate-binding protein, whose product MTRTSDKDKAVSRRSFIRRGGALAGGAAATTLLAAPAVNAQSPLVLKMQTSWPASDIWQTMAQQYVDRVQAMSGDRIQIDLLPAGAVVGAFQVMDGVSDGVIDIAHSVSAYWYGKNKAASLFGTGPVFGGDPNNMLSWFYAGGGRELYRELTQDQMGLNVIGLMAFPMPAQPFGWFKEPISGVEDINGMKYRTVGLAADLLQSMGMSVAQLPGGEIVPAMERGVIDAFEFNNPSSDLRFGAQDVAKNYYLGSYHQAAEAFEFLFNRDVMEDLEPDLRAILEHGVEAVSTYNTAFALDNYSADLLKLRDESGVTIHKTPEGILQAQLEAWSEMITELEQDEMLKKIMDSQRDWVKRTVYYELMDKPDYALAYDHFFPGELKL is encoded by the coding sequence ATGACCAGGACAAGCGACAAGGACAAGGCCGTTTCGCGCCGTTCATTTATCCGGCGCGGCGGCGCTCTTGCCGGGGGTGCCGCGGCGACGACGCTGCTGGCGGCGCCCGCGGTGAATGCGCAATCACCGCTGGTGCTGAAGATGCAGACCAGCTGGCCGGCCTCTGACATCTGGCAGACCATGGCGCAGCAATATGTTGACCGCGTTCAGGCCATGTCCGGCGACCGGATCCAGATCGACCTTCTGCCCGCCGGGGCGGTCGTCGGCGCGTTTCAGGTCATGGACGGTGTCAGCGATGGCGTGATCGACATCGCGCATTCGGTTTCGGCCTATTGGTATGGCAAGAACAAGGCCGCCTCTTTGTTCGGCACCGGCCCGGTCTTCGGCGGCGATCCGAACAACATGCTGAGCTGGTTCTATGCCGGCGGCGGGCGCGAGCTGTATCGCGAGCTGACGCAGGACCAGATGGGTCTGAACGTGATTGGCCTGATGGCCTTCCCGATGCCCGCGCAGCCCTTCGGCTGGTTCAAGGAGCCGATCAGCGGGGTCGAGGATATTAACGGCATGAAATACCGCACCGTCGGCCTGGCCGCGGATCTGCTGCAATCCATGGGCATGTCGGTCGCCCAGCTTCCCGGCGGCGAGATCGTGCCCGCGATGGAGCGTGGCGTCATCGACGCGTTCGAGTTCAACAACCCCTCCTCCGACCTTCGCTTCGGGGCGCAGGATGTGGCCAAGAACTATTATCTCGGCTCGTATCACCAGGCCGCCGAGGCGTTCGAGTTCCTGTTCAACCGCGACGTGATGGAGGATCTGGAACCGGATCTGCGCGCCATTCTCGAACATGGTGTCGAGGCGGTCTCGACCTATAACACCGCCTTCGCGCTCGACAATTATTCGGCCGACCTGCTGAAGCTGCGCGACGAGTCCGGTGTGACCATCCACAAGACCCCAGAGGGGATCTTGCAGGCGCAGCTTGAAGCGTGGTCCGAGATGATCACCGAACTCGAGCAGGACGAGATGCTCAAGAAGATCATGGACAGCCAGCGCGACTGGGTGAAGCGCACCGTCTATTACGAGCTGATGGACAAGCCCGACTACGCGCTTGCCTATGATCACTTCTTCCCCGGTGAGCTGAAGCTCTAA
- a CDS encoding TRAP transporter small permease subunit, whose amino-acid sequence MLSFIRFADRLSAWFGKTFGWLIMLMTLGVSYEVFVRYVLRSPTAWSLDVSFIMYGTLFMMGGAYTLSRGGHVRGDFLYRLWPVRVQGAVDFVLYLLFFFPGITALILSGWKYSARSWQYAEVSVNSPAGIPIYQFKSVLVAAGILLFIQGIAQLFRSVIAMRDGVWIEAEQDVEETEQLLLRENEPRTSVHVD is encoded by the coding sequence ATGCTGTCATTTATCCGCTTTGCGGACCGGCTTTCGGCCTGGTTCGGCAAGACTTTCGGCTGGCTCATAATGCTGATGACGCTCGGGGTCAGCTACGAGGTGTTCGTGCGCTATGTGCTGCGCAGCCCGACCGCCTGGTCACTGGACGTGTCCTTCATCATGTATGGCACGTTGTTCATGATGGGCGGCGCCTATACGCTGTCCCGCGGCGGCCATGTGCGCGGCGATTTCCTGTATCGGCTCTGGCCGGTGCGGGTTCAGGGCGCGGTCGATTTCGTGTTGTATCTGCTGTTCTTCTTTCCCGGCATCACGGCGCTGATCCTGTCGGGCTGGAAATACTCGGCCCGCTCCTGGCAATATGCCGAGGTCAGCGTGAACAGCCCCGCCGGCATCCCCATCTATCAGTTCAAATCGGTTCTCGTCGCCGCCGGCATCCTGTTGTTCATTCAGGGCATCGCGCAGCTTTTCCGCAGCGTGATCGCGATGCGCGACGGCGTCTGGATCGAGGCCGAGCAGGATGTCGAAGAAACCGAGCAGCTTCTGCTGCGCGAAAACGAACCGCGGACGAGCGTGCATGTCGACTGA
- a CDS encoding TRAP transporter large permease, with amino-acid sequence MTDPQIALMMLGIFIILVFLGFPIAFTLMALGIGFGYYAYFDAGRMWRSLDRLPEDAGWLTEQWTWLEGFYNNRIFDLFINQTYTVMSNEVLTAVPLFLFMGYIVERANIVDRLFSTLAIASRRMPGSMGVAALITCALFATATGIVGAVVTLMGLLALPAMLKARYDPRFASGIICAGGTLGILIPPSIMLIVYAAASGVSIVRLYAGAMLPGLVLVGLYLTYVIGRAILQPSVAPRPSEDEVPSVPMGKLVWMLVTSFFPLAFLITAVLGSILFGLATPTEAAAIGALGGLVLAILYRALTFQRLRESVYLTVRTTAMVCWLFVGSYTFSSVFSYLGGEHVISEFVSSLDLTPLQFLLLAQLIIFLLGWPLEWSEIIIIFVPIFLPLLPMFGIDPLFFGILVALNLQTSFLTPPMAMSAYYLKGIAPAEVKLTQIFAGVMPFLLMVFIAMAIMYIYPDIVFILPNMIYGS; translated from the coding sequence GTGACCGACCCACAGATCGCCCTTATGATGCTGGGCATCTTCATTATTCTTGTCTTTCTCGGATTCCCGATCGCGTTCACGCTGATGGCTCTGGGCATCGGCTTCGGCTATTACGCCTATTTCGATGCCGGCCGGATGTGGAGATCGCTCGACCGTCTGCCCGAAGATGCGGGCTGGCTGACCGAGCAATGGACCTGGCTCGAAGGCTTCTACAACAACCGCATTTTCGATCTGTTCATCAACCAGACTTATACGGTGATGTCGAATGAAGTGCTCACCGCGGTGCCGCTGTTCCTCTTCATGGGATATATTGTCGAACGCGCGAATATCGTCGACCGGCTGTTCTCGACACTGGCCATCGCCTCGCGGCGGATGCCCGGCTCGATGGGGGTCGCGGCGCTGATCACATGCGCGCTGTTCGCCACCGCGACAGGGATCGTCGGTGCGGTGGTGACGCTGATGGGTCTGCTGGCCCTGCCCGCGATGCTGAAAGCGCGATATGACCCGCGCTTTGCCAGCGGCATTATCTGCGCCGGCGGCACGCTGGGCATCCTGATCCCGCCTTCGATCATGCTGATCGTCTATGCGGCGGCCTCCGGCGTGTCGATCGTGCGGCTCTATGCCGGGGCGATGCTGCCGGGGCTGGTTCTGGTCGGGCTGTATCTGACCTATGTCATCGGCCGCGCCATCCTTCAGCCCTCGGTCGCCCCGCGCCCGAGCGAGGACGAGGTGCCTTCGGTGCCGATGGGCAAGCTGGTCTGGATGCTTGTCACCTCGTTCTTCCCGCTGGCCTTTCTGATCACCGCCGTGCTCGGCTCGATCCTGTTCGGCCTCGCCACCCCGACCGAGGCCGCCGCGATCGGCGCACTTGGCGGGCTGGTACTGGCCATCCTGTATCGCGCGCTGACCTTCCAGAGGCTGCGGGAATCCGTCTATCTGACCGTGCGCACCACGGCGATGGTATGCTGGCTGTTTGTGGGTTCCTATACGTTCAGCTCGGTCTTTTCCTATCTGGGCGGTGAGCATGTGATCTCGGAATTCGTCAGCAGCCTCGATCTGACGCCGCTGCAATTCCTGCTGCTCGCGCAGCTCATCATCTTCCTGCTGGGCTGGCCGCTGGAATGGTCCGAGATCATCATCATCTTCGTGCCGATCTTCCTGCCGCTTCTGCCGATGTTCGGGATCGATCCGCTGTTTTTCGGCATCCTCGTGGCGCTGAACCTGCAAACCTCCTTCCTGACGCCACCCATGGCGATGTCGGCCTATTACCTGAAAGGAATCGCGCCAGCCGAGGTCAAGCTGACCCAGATCTTCGCGGGGGTGATGCCGTTCCTGCTGATGGTCTTCATCGCCATGGCGATCATGTATATCTATCCCGATATCGTCTTCATCCTGCCGAACATGATCTATGGCTCCTGA
- a CDS encoding amidase has product MAPDPASLGAVQLRDRIASGALSAEAATAACLRRISETEPRLKAWAYVDGEHAMAQARALDAKRKSGAQIGALHGVPVGIKDVIDTAGMPTEYGSPLGQGRVPREDALLVAKLRAAGAVILGKTVTTELAFMQPSGSRNPHDPERTPGGSSSGSAVAVAAGQVPLAVGTQTGGSVIRPASYCGVIGFKPSYGLIGRSGVLIQSPFLDTIGGFARSLEDVALLVEAMAGPDPQDAASLPGPAPRLSAAATEAPPLPPLLAVMTLPGADPVMEAALTELTEALGERAARVDPPPGLADADQIRRRINLAEMAKCYYALERKGRDALSEHVRDAMDEGKEIRARDYLSALDWRQVLNAGLDELMTRCDAIICPAAPGPAPLLSEGTTGAPSMNGPWTLCGVPSLSLPLLSDESGLPMGVQLIGRRGEDARLLRVAHWLTDTLTSEAR; this is encoded by the coding sequence ATGGCTCCTGATCCTGCCTCCCTCGGCGCGGTGCAGCTGCGCGACCGCATCGCCTCTGGCGCGCTTTCGGCAGAGGCGGCGACGGCGGCCTGCCTGCGCCGCATTTCCGAGACCGAGCCCAGGCTGAAAGCATGGGCCTATGTCGATGGTGAACATGCCATGGCTCAGGCCAGGGCACTGGATGCCAAACGCAAGTCAGGGGCGCAGATCGGCGCGCTGCATGGCGTGCCGGTGGGCATCAAGGACGTGATCGACACGGCCGGAATGCCGACGGAATACGGCAGCCCGCTGGGTCAGGGCCGGGTCCCGCGCGAGGATGCGCTGCTCGTGGCGAAGCTGCGCGCGGCGGGTGCGGTGATCCTCGGCAAGACCGTCACAACCGAGCTGGCCTTCATGCAGCCCTCCGGCAGCCGCAATCCGCATGATCCCGAGCGCACGCCGGGCGGTTCGTCCTCGGGTTCGGCGGTGGCGGTGGCGGCAGGTCAGGTGCCGCTTGCGGTCGGCACCCAGACCGGCGGTTCGGTGATCCGCCCGGCCTCTTATTGCGGGGTAATCGGTTTCAAGCCCAGCTACGGGCTGATCGGGCGCAGCGGCGTGCTGATCCAGTCGCCCTTCCTCGACACGATCGGAGGCTTCGCGCGCTCGCTGGAAGATGTCGCGCTGTTGGTCGAGGCGATGGCCGGGCCCGACCCGCAGGACGCCGCCAGCCTGCCCGGCCCGGCCCCGCGGCTGAGCGCCGCCGCAACCGAGGCCCCGCCCCTGCCGCCATTGCTGGCGGTGATGACGCTGCCCGGCGCCGATCCGGTGATGGAGGCGGCGCTGACCGAACTGACCGAGGCGCTGGGCGAGCGTGCCGCCCGCGTCGATCCGCCTCCGGGACTGGCCGATGCAGACCAGATCCGCCGCCGCATCAATCTCGCCGAGATGGCCAAATGCTATTATGCGCTCGAACGGAAGGGCCGCGACGCGCTGTCCGAGCATGTCCGCGACGCCATGGATGAGGGCAAGGAGATCCGGGCGCGAGATTATCTTTCGGCGCTCGACTGGCGGCAGGTGCTGAATGCCGGGCTGGATGAGCTGATGACCCGCTGCGACGCCATCATCTGCCCCGCCGCGCCCGGCCCGGCGCCGCTATTGTCCGAGGGCACGACCGGCGCGCCGTCGATGAACGGCCCCTGGACCTTGTGCGGCGTCCCGTCGCTGAGCCTGCCGCTGCTGAGCGACGAATCCGGCCTGCCGATGGGCGTGCAGCTGATCGGCCGCCGCGGCGAGGACGCCAGGCTGCTGCGCGTCGCGCATTGGCTGACCGATACACTCACATCCGAGGCCCGATAG
- a CDS encoding CapA family protein, translating into MNQITIALVSDIYVTRPLEGLPDSAHEVFELLRRADLSIGNFEIPLSDRGAPVEKLLNIRAAPEIAQHLDALGLDAVTLANNHAVDYGWPALAQTRDLLRARGLRVVGAGEDLDAAMRPEICEVKGRRIGLIGFSCLLPGSMAAAKTRPGIAPIHVRTAYQIDPVYQIEEPGEPAVVRVRTEVEPDDLARACRAVTALKSDCDFVIVSIHWGYGSVEHQADYQMPLARALIEAGADTIHGHHPHSVQGIAFHAGRPILFSGNVFIGQQVFLDASDQVRAIWAEMSPYGYVARLRLEDRAQPGLEIIPIVLDESRLPVLARGEALERFRSQLSRLCEALGSEVQLRGDVMSISPLPGR; encoded by the coding sequence ATGAACCAGATCACGATCGCCCTTGTCTCCGACATCTACGTGACGCGGCCACTGGAGGGCCTTCCCGACAGCGCGCATGAGGTCTTTGAACTGCTGCGCCGCGCGGATCTCTCCATCGGCAATTTCGAGATCCCGCTGAGCGACCGGGGTGCGCCGGTCGAGAAGCTGCTGAACATCCGCGCCGCGCCCGAAATTGCACAGCATCTTGACGCTTTGGGGCTGGATGCGGTGACGCTGGCTAATAATCACGCCGTGGATTACGGCTGGCCCGCGCTTGCGCAGACCCGCGACTTGCTGAGGGCGCGGGGCCTTCGCGTCGTCGGCGCGGGCGAGGATCTGGACGCGGCGATGCGGCCGGAAATCTGCGAGGTGAAGGGCCGGCGGATCGGGCTGATTGGGTTTTCCTGCCTGCTGCCCGGCTCGATGGCCGCGGCAAAGACCCGGCCCGGCATTGCGCCCATCCATGTCCGCACCGCCTATCAGATCGACCCGGTTTATCAGATCGAGGAACCCGGCGAGCCTGCTGTCGTCCGTGTCCGGACCGAGGTCGAACCCGACGATCTCGCCCGTGCCTGCCGCGCGGTGACGGCGCTGAAATCGGATTGCGATTTCGTGATCGTCTCCATCCATTGGGGATATGGCTCGGTCGAGCATCAGGCGGATTACCAGATGCCGCTGGCGCGCGCCCTGATCGAGGCAGGGGCCGATACGATCCATGGCCATCACCCTCATTCGGTGCAGGGGATCGCCTTCCACGCCGGACGGCCGATCCTGTTCAGCGGCAATGTGTTCATCGGCCAGCAGGTGTTTCTGGACGCCTCCGATCAGGTCCGGGCGATCTGGGCCGAAATGTCGCCTTACGGCTATGTCGCCCGGCTGCGACTAGAGGACCGCGCGCAGCCGGGCCTCGAAATCATACCGATTGTGCTGGATGAGTCCCGCCTGCCAGTGCTGGCGCGGGGCGAGGCACTGGAGAGGTTCAGATCGCAGCTCTCGCGGCTCTGCGAGGCGTTGGGCAGCGAGGTCCAATTGCGGGGCGACGTGATGTCCATCTCTCCGCTGCCGGGTCGCTGA
- a CDS encoding NCS1 family nucleobase:cation symporter-1 has protein sequence MTTTDQHHAIHGGTLDPEGNTLNPVGRDEKTWGWFAIFNIWANDVQSLFGYTLVASIFISYGVGGWTAFAALITSALFVMWLVNLSGAPGERYGIPYPVLARASLGTQGAKLPAVLRATVAVFWYGVQVYFASTALALLIRSLTGAEGGAEIFGMTGIDWLSFLIVWAFHILIFWRGMSWVESFLNIAGPFVYVVMIGLVIVLWRLSDGRIVEATATIFANPEGTFWTEMKGFFAIFGTMVAYFAAVMINFSDFSRYARDRQAMVKGNLAGLPFNMILFSALALLTTGGAAVVFGEEIINPTEIVERTDSVVLGVIAAITFFAATVGINLVANFIPAVNGIANLSPEKISFRRAGIITSVFALVIGGFWTSFISNFGIGSIVNTMGATLAPIFGIMIVDYYFHRDQHLEIDDLYDMRGGIYRYQNGWNRAAVTAFAIAATFSIITVWVPWFAFLTGYNWIIGALLGGAIYNALAPSQVTG, from the coding sequence ATGACCACAACCGATCAACATCACGCCATCCATGGCGGCACGCTAGACCCGGAGGGCAACACGCTCAACCCCGTCGGGCGGGACGAAAAAACCTGGGGGTGGTTCGCCATCTTCAACATCTGGGCCAATGACGTGCAGTCGCTGTTCGGCTATACCCTGGTGGCCTCGATCTTCATTTCCTACGGTGTCGGCGGGTGGACCGCGTTCGCGGCGCTGATCACCTCGGCGCTGTTCGTGATGTGGCTGGTCAACCTGTCGGGCGCGCCGGGTGAGCGATACGGAATCCCCTATCCCGTGCTGGCCCGTGCCAGCCTCGGCACTCAGGGCGCGAAACTGCCCGCGGTGCTGCGCGCGACCGTCGCCGTCTTCTGGTATGGCGTGCAGGTCTATTTCGCCTCGACCGCGCTTGCGCTGCTGATCCGGTCGCTGACCGGGGCCGAGGGCGGCGCCGAGATATTCGGGATGACGGGTATCGACTGGCTGTCCTTCCTGATCGTCTGGGCCTTTCACATCCTGATCTTCTGGCGCGGGATGAGCTGGGTCGAATCCTTTCTGAATATTGCCGGCCCGTTCGTCTATGTGGTGATGATCGGGCTCGTCATCGTGCTGTGGCGCCTGTCCGACGGCCGGATCGTCGAGGCGACGGCGACCATCTTTGCCAATCCGGAAGGGACATTCTGGACCGAGATGAAAGGCTTCTTCGCCATCTTCGGAACCATGGTTGCCTATTTCGCCGCGGTGATGATCAATTTCAGCGATTTCTCGCGCTATGCGCGCGACCGGCAGGCGATGGTCAAGGGCAATCTGGCCGGTCTGCCGTTCAACATGATCCTGTTCTCGGCGCTGGCCCTGCTGACCACCGGCGGCGCGGCCGTGGTGTTCGGCGAAGAGATCATCAACCCGACCGAGATCGTCGAACGCACCGACAGCGTGGTTCTGGGCGTCATCGCCGCAATCACCTTCTTCGCTGCCACGGTCGGCATCAACCTCGTGGCCAATTTCATTCCCGCGGTGAACGGCATCGCTAATCTCTCACCCGAGAAGATCAGCTTTCGCCGGGCCGGAATCATCACTTCGGTCTTCGCGCTTGTCATCGGCGGGTTCTGGACCAGCTTCATCAGCAATTTCGGCATCGGCAGCATCGTGAACACGATGGGCGCAACGCTGGCGCCGATTTTCGGGATCATGATCGTGGATTACTATTTCCACCGGGACCAGCATCTGGAGATCGACGATCTCTATGACATGCGCGGCGGCATCTATCGCTACCAGAATGGCTGGAACCGCGCCGCCGTCACCGCCTTCGCGATCGCAGCGACATTTTCCATCATCACCGTCTGGGTGCCGTGGTTCGCGTTTCTGACCGGGTATAATTGGATCATCGGTGCGTTGCTTGGCGGTGCGATCTACAACGCGCTCGCCCCGAGCCAGGTGACAGGCTGA
- a CDS encoding bifunctional allantoicase/(S)-ureidoglycine aminohydrolase, with translation MKNYANITVGGLPAQTEPLSSKAVFTSAYAVIPRSVLTDIVTSALPHWTGTTAWILARPLSGFAETFAQYLFELQPGGGSDAPEPDPRIEAAIFVLAGEMQIETDATRHDLVSGGFAFLPAGQGWKIRNISAETCRFLWIRKRYQSAEGIDPPPAIFTHEDEIEDSLMPGEPPLWGSTRFIDTTDLRYDMHVNAVWFEPGACIPFLETHVMEHGLYMLEGKGVYRLNGDWVEVEQGDFLWLRAFCPQACYGGGPGRFKYLLYKDVNRHPVFGPGPV, from the coding sequence GTGAAAAACTACGCCAATATCACCGTCGGCGGGCTTCCCGCACAGACCGAACCCCTGTCCAGCAAGGCGGTGTTCACCTCTGCCTATGCCGTCATCCCCCGCTCGGTCCTGACCGATATCGTGACGAGCGCCCTGCCGCACTGGACCGGCACAACCGCCTGGATTCTGGCCCGGCCCCTATCCGGGTTTGCCGAGACATTCGCGCAATATCTGTTCGAGCTTCAGCCGGGCGGCGGCAGTGACGCGCCCGAGCCCGACCCGCGCATCGAGGCCGCGATCTTTGTGCTGGCCGGAGAGATGCAAATCGAAACCGACGCCACACGCCACGATCTCGTCTCTGGCGGGTTCGCATTCCTGCCGGCCGGGCAGGGCTGGAAGATCCGCAACATCTCGGCCGAGACCTGCCGGTTCCTGTGGATCCGCAAGCGCTACCAGTCGGCCGAGGGCATCGACCCGCCCCCCGCCATATTCACCCATGAGGACGAGATCGAGGATTCTCTGATGCCGGGCGAGCCGCCGCTCTGGGGTTCGACGCGCTTCATCGACACGACCGATCTGCGCTATGACATGCATGTCAATGCCGTCTGGTTCGAACCTGGCGCCTGCATTCCGTTTCTGGAAACCCATGTGATGGAGCACGGGCTCTACATGCTCGAAGGCAAGGGCGTCTACCGTCTGAACGGAGACTGGGTCGAGGTCGAACAGGGCGATTTCCTGTGGCTGCGCGCCTTCTGCCCGCAGGCCTGCTATGGCGGCGGTCCGGGGCGATTCAAATATCTGCTCTACAAGGATGTGAACCGGCACCCCGTCTTTGGACCCGGCCCGGTGTGA
- the allB gene encoding allantoinase AllB, with amino-acid sequence MDLFIKNAVIVTENGSFQGGVAVKDGVISQIMGEGQDIEAEVVLDAEGKYLLPGIIDAHAHFSHPGREFEGYETGTRAAAAGGVTTAIDMPLNDLPPMATADAHEKKLDMVRDVAVTDFAFWGGLIDNNLEHLDDLNDRGVAAFKAFMRTAADYPKVNDDLLYAGLQKMADFGNMVGVHAENDTVISQLEKQFKSIGRKDRAAWNDSHPCESELEAINRAIFWSKSTGGDLYICHISHAEGVDAVRQAALSGVNVHAETCAHYLFFDMDDYLAVGPRLRAAPPIRARHQVEELWNRVLRGNVDVVASDHSPFLPEWYREGEDDVWKGIGGVTGIQSILPAMITAGVHERGLSWELLVKMMSSNPARIFGLYPRKGAILPGADADFALIDPDEVWTLQADDLFYRYRESPYVGKEFRGRVKQTIVRGETVFKDGEIVGRPGHGQLIRRDTVKSARARAAA; translated from the coding sequence GTGGATCTGTTCATCAAGAACGCCGTGATCGTGACCGAGAATGGCAGCTTCCAGGGCGGTGTCGCGGTGAAGGATGGCGTCATCTCGCAGATCATGGGCGAGGGTCAGGACATCGAAGCCGAGGTCGTTCTCGATGCGGAGGGCAAGTATCTGCTGCCCGGCATCATCGACGCCCATGCCCATTTCAGCCATCCCGGGCGCGAGTTCGAGGGCTATGAAACCGGCACCCGCGCGGCGGCGGCCGGGGGCGTCACCACCGCCATCGACATGCCGCTGAACGACCTGCCGCCCATGGCCACGGCCGACGCGCATGAAAAGAAGCTGGATATGGTGCGGGATGTGGCCGTGACCGATTTCGCTTTTTGGGGCGGGCTGATCGACAATAATCTGGAACATCTGGACGATCTGAACGATCGCGGCGTGGCCGCGTTCAAGGCCTTTATGCGCACCGCGGCAGATTATCCCAAGGTCAATGACGACCTGCTCTATGCCGGGCTTCAGAAAATGGCGGATTTCGGCAATATGGTCGGCGTTCATGCCGAGAATGACACGGTGATTTCTCAACTTGAGAAGCAGTTCAAAAGCATCGGCCGCAAGGACCGCGCGGCGTGGAACGACTCGCATCCCTGCGAATCCGAGCTAGAGGCGATCAACCGCGCGATCTTCTGGTCGAAATCCACGGGCGGCGATCTCTATATCTGTCACATCAGCCATGCCGAAGGGGTGGACGCGGTGCGGCAGGCGGCGCTGTCAGGGGTCAATGTTCATGCCGAGACCTGTGCACATTACCTGTTCTTCGACATGGACGATTATCTGGCGGTCGGGCCGCGCCTGCGCGCCGCCCCGCCGATCCGCGCCCGCCATCAGGTCGAAGAACTCTGGAACCGGGTGCTGCGCGGCAATGTCGATGTGGTCGCCTCGGATCATTCGCCCTTCCTGCCGGAATGGTATCGCGAGGGCGAAGATGACGTCTGGAAAGGCATCGGCGGCGTGACCGGCATCCAGTCCATCCTGCCCGCAATGATCACGGCGGGCGTGCATGAGCGCGGGCTGTCATGGGAGTTGCTGGTAAAGATGATGTCGTCGAACCCGGCGCGGATCTTTGGCCTCTATCCGCGCAAGGGTGCGATCCTGCCGGGAGCGGATGCAGATTTCGCCCTGATCGATCCCGACGAGGTCTGGACGCTACAGGCCGATGACCTGTTCTATCGCTATCGCGAAAGCCCCTATGTCGGAAAGGAATTCCGCGGGCGGGTGAAACAGACCATCGTGCGGGGCGAAACCGTCTTCAAGGATGGCGAGATCGTCGGCCGGCCCGGCCACGGCCAGCTGATACGGCGCGACACGGTGAAATCCGCCCGGGCGAGAGCCGCCGCCTGA
- a CDS encoding NCS1 family transporter, whose protein sequence is MSNSELGAAPGMGAPADLAGRATPAPTIEKKIGEESLAPQEARIMDPWSYLFAWLGGCVSIGTFSLGSGLVGTLNLLQTFIAITIGSVGIGIALMINGRAGHKYGIPFMVQARSSFGFAGTRLPAIVRSVPAIVWYGFQSWIGAGALNLVCDTLFGYSNLWAFFIGFQFLQIGLSVLGFHGIKWLENIGAVFIIGSLIYMFFSVIDRYGAEISANLIQSEGTWGAPFWGSTMLFLGVYSTMMLNVSDYSRELQHKVGTMRQIAIYVCSILPATLFMGLIGLMVSSATGELDPIKVFASAVDNKLLLVVTLLFLAFAQVTTNILNNVVPPAYAMMDVFRLPFKAAAVIVGLLAFATFPWLLVRDDSAAGLSLFIRVYSAFLGPIFAILVVDYYIIRRQTLDLEKLYDANGPYRGLNPAALIATVLGVVTALIFSNISFYASLIPAGLGYYLMMKYMPAARRFGA, encoded by the coding sequence ATGAGCAATTCGGAACTGGGTGCCGCGCCCGGCATGGGCGCGCCGGCCGATCTGGCCGGAAGGGCAACCCCCGCCCCCACCATCGAAAAGAAGATCGGAGAGGAATCGCTGGCCCCGCAGGAGGCGCGGATCATGGATCCGTGGTCCTATCTGTTCGCCTGGCTGGGCGGCTGTGTGTCCATCGGGACCTTCTCGCTCGGGTCCGGGCTGGTCGGCACGCTGAACCTTCTCCAGACCTTCATCGCCATCACCATCGGCAGTGTCGGCATCGGCATCGCGCTGATGATCAACGGACGGGCGGGGCATAAATACGGCATTCCATTCATGGTGCAGGCCCGGTCCTCCTTCGGGTTTGCGGGCACGCGGCTGCCGGCCATCGTGCGTTCTGTCCCGGCGATCGTCTGGTACGGGTTTCAAAGCTGGATCGGTGCCGGCGCGCTGAACCTCGTCTGTGACACGCTGTTCGGCTATTCCAATCTCTGGGCGTTCTTCATCGGCTTTCAGTTCTTGCAGATCGGGCTGTCGGTTCTGGGATTTCACGGCATCAAATGGCTGGAGAATATCGGCGCCGTGTTCATCATCGGCTCGCTGATCTACATGTTCTTCAGCGTTATCGACCGTTACGGTGCCGAAATCAGCGCCAATCTGATCCAGTCCGAGGGCACGTGGGGCGCGCCGTTCTGGGGCAGTACCATGCTGTTTCTTGGCGTGTATTCCACGATGATGCTGAACGTGTCGGATTATTCGCGCGAGTTGCAGCACAAGGTCGGCACGATGCGGCAGATCGCGATCTATGTCTGCTCGATCCTGCCGGCGACGCTGTTCATGGGCCTGATCGGTCTGATGGTGTCCAGCGCGACGGGAGAGCTGGACCCGATCAAGGTCTTTGCCAGCGCGGTGGACAACAAGCTGCTGCTGGTGGTCACGCTGCTGTTTCTGGCCTTCGCGCAGGTCACGACCAACATTCTGAACAATGTCGTGCCGCCCGCCTACGCGATGATGGATGTGTTCCGTCTGCCCTTCAAGGCGGCGGCAGTGATCGTCGGGCTGCTGGCCTTCGCCACCTTCCCATGGCTGCTGGTGCGCGACGATTCCGCCGCAGGTCTCAGCCTGTTCATCCGCGTCTACAGCGCCTTCCTTGGTCCGATCTTCGCGATCCTGGTGGTGGATTACTACATCATCCGCCGGCAGACGCTGGATCTGGAAAAGCTTTATGACGCGAACGGGCCGTATCGGGGGCTGAATCCGGCAGCGCTCATCGCAACGGTTCTGGGCGTGGTCACGGCGCTGATCTTTTCGAATATCAGCTTCTACGCCAGCCTCATCCCGGCCGGTCTCGGATATTACCTGATGATGAAATACATGCCCGCCGCGCGCCGCTTCGGCGCGTAG